A region from the Sphingopyxis lindanitolerans genome encodes:
- a CDS encoding tetratricopeptide repeat-containing sulfotransferase family protein, with amino-acid sequence MTAAMACRTERSAAPPFPAPGRPDPDRRAVAGARALLRTDAQAALASARAIAARSPVCAEAHRLVAEALRSLGREAEAREASLAAVSASIHDPELMTAAAALAQNELSVAERILKDRLKSDATDVAAMRMLAELAGRLGRYRDAENLLKRGLALAPDFVAARSNLAMVLHKTARPAEAIALLDTIARLDPDDMTNANLRAAALGRIGEYDEALSLYEQILARSGDHPKLWMSYAHMLKTVGRREDSVAAYRRALSLQPGLGEAWWSLANLKTVRFSAADIAAMEEALAGPGLRDEDRFHLHFALGKAHGDEQRPAIAFDHYARGNRQRRQSIDYDADDTHTLVERAKSVFSADFLDRFAGKGCPARDPIFIVGMPRAGSTLIEQILASHSQIEGTTELPDLPMLEAKAKADFGGLAQIPPDAVRAIGEDYLARARVHRKSGKPFFIDKLPNNWMHVGFIRMILPNARVIDARRHPLDCCFSNFRQHFARGQAFSYALDDIGRYYRDYVALMDHFDCVRPGTVHRLIHERLIGAFDEEVRALLAFVGVDFEAGCRDFHTNGRAVQTASSEQVRRPINRDGVGQWRPYSEYLGPLIDQLAPVLREYEQEISVF; translated from the coding sequence ATGACCGCGGCCATGGCCTGCCGGACCGAGCGATCGGCGGCTCCGCCGTTCCCGGCGCCCGGCAGGCCGGATCCCGACCGGCGGGCCGTCGCCGGGGCGCGTGCGCTGTTGAGGACGGACGCGCAAGCGGCGCTCGCCAGTGCACGCGCGATCGCCGCGCGATCGCCGGTGTGCGCCGAGGCGCATCGGCTGGTGGCCGAGGCGCTGCGGTCGTTGGGCCGCGAGGCGGAAGCACGGGAGGCGTCGCTGGCGGCAGTGTCGGCCTCGATCCATGACCCGGAGCTGATGACCGCCGCGGCGGCGCTGGCGCAAAACGAATTGTCGGTGGCCGAACGCATATTGAAGGACCGGCTGAAATCGGATGCCACCGACGTCGCCGCGATGCGGATGCTTGCCGAGCTGGCGGGGCGGCTCGGTCGTTATCGCGATGCGGAAAATCTGTTGAAACGGGGTCTCGCCCTCGCGCCGGATTTCGTCGCGGCGCGGTCGAACCTGGCGATGGTGCTCCACAAAACGGCGCGCCCCGCGGAGGCGATCGCGCTGCTCGACACGATTGCCCGGCTCGATCCCGATGACATGACCAACGCCAATTTGCGGGCCGCGGCGCTGGGCCGTATCGGCGAATATGACGAGGCGCTGTCGCTTTATGAGCAGATACTCGCGCGATCGGGCGACCATCCCAAGCTGTGGATGTCCTATGCCCATATGCTGAAAACCGTCGGTCGCCGGGAGGATTCGGTGGCCGCCTACCGCCGCGCGCTGTCGCTCCAACCCGGCCTTGGCGAAGCATGGTGGAGCCTCGCGAACCTCAAGACCGTTCGCTTTTCCGCCGCCGATATCGCGGCGATGGAGGAAGCGCTCGCCGGCCCCGGGCTGCGCGACGAGGACCGGTTCCACCTGCATTTCGCGCTGGGCAAGGCGCATGGCGACGAGCAGCGCCCGGCAATCGCCTTCGACCATTATGCGCGGGGCAACCGGCAGCGCCGGCAGTCGATCGATTACGACGCCGACGACACGCACACGCTGGTGGAGCGCGCGAAATCGGTGTTCAGCGCCGACTTCCTCGACCGGTTCGCGGGCAAGGGATGTCCGGCGCGCGATCCGATCTTCATCGTCGGAATGCCGCGCGCCGGATCGACGCTGATCGAACAGATATTGGCGAGCCACTCGCAGATCGAGGGGACGACCGAGCTGCCCGATTTGCCGATGCTGGAGGCGAAGGCCAAGGCGGATTTCGGCGGCCTCGCCCAAATTCCGCCCGACGCGGTGCGCGCGATCGGCGAGGACTATCTCGCGCGGGCTCGCGTTCACCGCAAGAGCGGCAAGCCCTTCTTCATCGACAAGCTGCCGAACAACTGGATGCATGTCGGCTTCATCCGGATGATCCTGCCGAACGCGCGGGTCATCGATGCCCGCCGGCATCCGCTCGACTGCTGCTTTTCCAATTTCCGGCAGCATTTCGCCCGCGGCCAGGCCTTTTCCTACGCGCTCGACGACATTGGCCGATATTATCGCGATTATGTCGCGTTGATGGACCATTTCGACTGCGTTCGGCCCGGAACCGTCCACCGCCTGATCCACGAACGGCTAATCGGCGCCTTCGACGAGGAAGTGCGCGCGTTGCTGGCGTTCGTCGGCGTCGATTTCGAGGCCGGCTGCCGCGATTTTCATACCAACGGTCGCGCGGTGCAGACCGCGAGTTCCGAACAGGTCCGGCGTCCGATCAATCGCGACGGCGTCGGGCAATGGCGCCCCTATTCCGAATATCTTGGCCCCTTAATCGACCAACTTGCCCCCGTTCTTCGAGAATATGAGCAGGAAATATCCGTATTTTGA
- a CDS encoding N-acyl-D-amino-acid deacylase family protein, whose translation MIANASIVDGTGAAARRGTVRIVDGRIRCVGKCRAARGDRKVDAGGLTLAPGFIDTHSHHDEGLAAQRDAAPLTAQGVTTIVVGQDGFSAMPLADQFAAFTAEPAAVNIASYVGHGSVREAVMGKDAKRPARPDEIERMKQLVAKEMDAGAIGLSTGLEYEPAIYSTREEVMELARVAAAHNGRYISHMRSEDIGLDDAIGELLAIGRATGMPVQISHLKIALVDRWGDAAAVLRRLDAARAEGIDVTADAYPYAWWQSGLDVLLAARDFSDLKAAQFALDHLARPEGLVLSDFPPDPSLVGKSVADVAKLRGISPAEAFLALNREAAAKGEGSGVMGHSMSEDDVAALIGWANTNICSDGQLDDHHPRGAGSFPRIFAWLVRDKKLLTLEQAVHKMTGLAASHMGFTDRGQIAPGMAADLVLFDPATIADGSSFEHPAARPRGIRSVWVNGVLVMNDGAPTGARPGQILRRQPEPMRK comes from the coding sequence GTGATCGCCAACGCATCGATCGTCGATGGTACTGGTGCGGCGGCGCGGCGCGGGACGGTGCGGATCGTCGATGGGCGCATCCGCTGTGTCGGCAAGTGCCGGGCGGCGCGCGGCGACCGGAAAGTCGATGCCGGCGGGCTGACGCTGGCCCCCGGCTTCATCGACACCCACAGCCACCATGACGAGGGGCTGGCCGCACAGCGCGACGCCGCACCGCTGACGGCGCAGGGCGTGACGACGATCGTCGTCGGACAGGACGGATTCAGCGCGATGCCGCTCGCCGATCAGTTCGCCGCGTTCACGGCCGAGCCGGCGGCGGTGAACATCGCGTCCTATGTCGGCCACGGCAGCGTGCGCGAAGCGGTGATGGGCAAGGATGCAAAGCGGCCGGCGCGACCCGATGAAATCGAGCGGATGAAACAACTGGTGGCCAAGGAGATGGATGCCGGCGCGATCGGCCTGTCGACCGGCCTTGAATATGAGCCCGCCATCTATTCGACGCGCGAGGAGGTGATGGAACTCGCCCGCGTCGCGGCCGCCCATAATGGCCGCTACATCAGCCATATGCGTAGCGAGGACATCGGGCTGGACGACGCGATCGGCGAGCTTCTCGCGATCGGCCGCGCGACGGGAATGCCGGTCCAAATCTCGCATCTCAAGATCGCGCTGGTCGATCGGTGGGGCGATGCGGCGGCGGTGCTGCGGCGGCTCGACGCCGCCCGGGCCGAAGGGATCGACGTCACCGCCGATGCCTACCCCTATGCGTGGTGGCAATCGGGGCTCGACGTGCTGCTGGCCGCGCGCGATTTTTCCGATCTGAAGGCGGCGCAGTTCGCGCTCGATCATCTCGCCCGCCCGGAGGGGCTGGTGCTGTCGGATTTCCCGCCCGATCCGTCGCTGGTCGGCAAATCGGTCGCCGACGTCGCGAAGCTGCGCGGCATATCCCCAGCCGAAGCGTTTCTGGCGCTCAATCGCGAGGCGGCTGCGAAGGGCGAAGGCAGCGGCGTGATGGGCCATTCGATGTCGGAGGACGATGTCGCGGCGCTGATCGGCTGGGCCAACACCAATATCTGCTCCGACGGCCAGCTCGACGATCATCATCCGCGCGGCGCGGGGTCGTTCCCGCGCATTTTCGCCTGGCTGGTGCGCGACAAAAAACTGCTGACGCTGGAACAGGCGGTCCACAAGATGACCGGACTGGCGGCCAGCCATATGGGCTTCACCGATCGCGGACAGATCGCGCCGGGCATGGCGGCCGATCTGGTGCTGTTCGACCCCGCGACGATTGCCGACGGATCGAGCTTTGAACACCCCGCGGCGCGGCCGCGGGGTATCCGGTCGGTGTGGGTGAATGGCGTGCTGGTGATGAACGACGGCGCGCCCACCGGGGCAAGGCCGGGCCAGATATTGCGCCGCCAGCCCGAACCGATGCGCAAATGA
- a CDS encoding DUF1611 domain-containing protein codes for MTMIEDGMIAPLLLFLGDAPDIGWAKTASGLAQWRPEDCAGQYRLAGCQVDLGLPDMDFAAARAAGVRTLVIGIANDGGFIADSWVPHLIAALGAGLDIAAGLHERLADHTEIAAAASEAGRSLHDLRQPKRVFRPGTGKKRSGLRLLTVGTDCAVGKKYTALSLEREMRARGMAATFCPTGQTGIMITGRGIAIDSVVADFISGAAEWLSPPADRNHWHLIEGQGALLHPAYAGVTLGLVHGSQPDAMVICHEAGRTELQGYEGDFACPSLRAALDVHLAAARLTNPAVRGVGVSLNTSLLDEGAARDALKRAEDEMGLPACDPLRWGAGAIVDHLARTFPA; via the coding sequence ATGACAATGATCGAGGACGGAATGATCGCACCCCTACTCCTGTTTCTGGGCGATGCGCCCGACATCGGCTGGGCCAAGACCGCATCGGGGCTGGCCCAATGGCGGCCGGAGGATTGCGCGGGGCAATATCGGCTGGCCGGCTGTCAGGTCGATCTGGGCCTGCCCGATATGGATTTCGCGGCCGCGCGCGCGGCGGGCGTGCGCACGCTGGTGATCGGAATTGCCAATGATGGCGGGTTCATCGCCGACAGCTGGGTGCCGCATCTGATCGCTGCTCTTGGTGCCGGACTCGATATTGCGGCGGGGTTGCACGAGCGGCTCGCCGACCATACCGAAATTGCCGCAGCGGCGAGCGAGGCCGGCCGGTCGCTGCACGACCTGCGCCAGCCGAAGCGTGTGTTCCGACCGGGAACGGGAAAGAAACGATCCGGCCTGCGGCTGCTCACCGTGGGCACCGACTGCGCCGTGGGCAAGAAATATACCGCGCTCAGCCTCGAGCGCGAGATGCGGGCGCGCGGCATGGCGGCGACCTTTTGCCCGACCGGTCAGACCGGGATCATGATCACCGGGCGCGGTATCGCGATCGATTCGGTGGTGGCCGACTTCATTTCGGGGGCGGCCGAATGGCTGTCGCCGCCGGCCGATCGGAATCACTGGCATCTGATCGAAGGGCAGGGCGCGCTGCTGCACCCGGCCTACGCCGGGGTGACGCTGGGGCTCGTCCACGGCAGCCAGCCCGACGCGATGGTGATCTGCCACGAGGCGGGGCGCACCGAATTGCAGGGCTATGAGGGCGATTTTGCCTGCCCGTCGCTACGCGCGGCGCTTGACGTCCATCTCGCCGCTGCCCGCCTGACCAACCCGGCGGTCCGCGGTGTCGGGGTCAGCCTGAATACCTCGCTCCTCGACGAAGGCGCCGCGCGCGATGCGCTGAAGCGCGCCGAGGACGAGATGGGTCTTCCCGCCTGCGATCCGCTGCGTTGGGGAGCAGGTGCGATCGTCGATCATCTGGCCCGGACCTTTCCGGCATGA
- a CDS encoding SDR family NAD(P)-dependent oxidoreductase codes for MGRLDNKVCVITGTGGSMGRASALAFAGEGALIVGCDVVADRAEETVVSVREAGGQMVSMHPCDLTKMEECEALVALALSTYGRIDVLFNNAAMAYFGWVNEMPLEDWHRTIDQEINLVYYLTRAAWPALVATGGTIVNTASISAHQAYRPLPGLAHMAAKGAILSMTRQLAMEGAPHGIRANTISPGLILTHQTKDILGDDQFASVMTDQIMLKRPGRPEEIALSALFLASEESSFITGADLRVDGGTTAW; via the coding sequence ATGGGCCGGCTCGACAACAAGGTCTGCGTCATCACCGGGACGGGCGGCAGCATGGGGCGGGCCTCTGCGCTGGCCTTTGCTGGGGAAGGTGCCCTGATCGTGGGCTGCGACGTCGTAGCAGATCGGGCCGAGGAGACCGTCGTCTCCGTCCGCGAAGCCGGCGGTCAGATGGTTTCCATGCACCCATGCGATCTGACCAAGATGGAAGAATGCGAAGCGCTCGTGGCCTTGGCACTTTCGACCTATGGTCGCATCGACGTCCTCTTCAACAACGCGGCGATGGCCTATTTCGGCTGGGTGAACGAAATGCCTCTCGAGGACTGGCATCGCACGATCGATCAGGAAATCAATCTCGTATATTATCTTACGCGCGCCGCCTGGCCCGCGCTGGTGGCGACGGGCGGAACCATCGTCAACACGGCGTCGATTTCGGCGCACCAGGCCTATCGGCCGCTCCCCGGGCTTGCGCACATGGCCGCCAAGGGCGCCATCCTCTCGATGACGCGGCAACTCGCGATGGAGGGTGCGCCGCACGGAATTCGCGCAAACACCATATCGCCGGGGCTTATCTTGACCCATCAGACGAAAGACATCCTGGGCGACGATCAATTTGCTTCGGTCATGACCGATCAGATCATGCTCAAGCGACCTGGGCGACCCGAAGAGATCGCGCTTTCCGCGCTATTCCTGGCGTCCGAGGAAAGCAGCTTCATTACCGGTGCTGACCTTCGCGTCGACGGCGGAACAACAGCCTGGTAA
- a CDS encoding EthD domain-containing protein, protein MFKFIIAFERHPGLTRDETHEYLSAVHGPLVASVPEFCRHVRGYVQNFVFEAGIAPGEFAIDGAAELWFDSPEIFIAAYAEPRYLEQVRPDEPRFANPDRMVAAFTSETVLIDKPLGGGAKLIRFLAAVDGTSDAEFVAQWQRLYGEAIVSDRDLSALPVKYIQNWSTPRASNPFPLARDFVGVDELWFENDDGLRRFLAIDQEILRSLEHASILDTAASVSFAAKEKRVLP, encoded by the coding sequence ATGTTCAAATTCATCATCGCATTCGAGCGCCATCCCGGTTTGACGCGGGATGAGACCCATGAATATCTCTCGGCTGTTCATGGCCCGCTCGTTGCAAGTGTTCCGGAATTCTGCAGGCACGTACGAGGCTATGTGCAGAATTTTGTTTTCGAGGCCGGGATCGCTCCTGGAGAGTTCGCCATCGATGGCGCGGCGGAACTCTGGTTCGACAGCCCTGAAATCTTCATCGCAGCCTATGCCGAACCACGTTACTTGGAACAGGTCCGGCCCGACGAACCGCGGTTTGCAAACCCCGATCGCATGGTTGCGGCTTTCACGAGCGAGACGGTGTTAATCGACAAGCCTCTCGGTGGCGGCGCAAAACTGATCCGTTTTCTCGCGGCCGTCGACGGCACGAGCGACGCCGAGTTCGTCGCCCAATGGCAGCGACTCTATGGTGAGGCGATCGTGTCGGATCGCGACCTGTCGGCACTACCGGTCAAATATATCCAGAACTGGTCGACGCCGCGTGCGAGCAACCCGTTTCCACTTGCCCGCGATTTCGTTGGCGTCGACGAGCTCTGGTTCGAAAATGATGACGGTCTTCGTCGCTTTCTGGCGATTGATCAGGAAATCCTGAGGTCTCTGGAGCACGCCTCCATTCTCGACACTGCCGCAAGCGTCAGCTTTGCAGCGAAGGAGAAGAGAGTTCTTCCCTGA